The nucleotide sequence CGATCTTCCAGCAGATCGCCGAACGGATCTGCGCCGACATCCTCGCGGGCGCCTATCCGGAGGAGACCCAGGTCCCGTCCACCAACGAGTTCGCCGCCTTCTACCGGATCAACCCGGCCACCGCCGGCAAGGGCGTCAACCGGCTCGTGGACCGGGGGATCCTCTACAAGCGCCGCGGCATCGGCATGTTCGTCGCCGCCGGCGCCCGGGAACGGCTCCTCGAGCAGCGGCGGCAGGAGTTCGCCGACCGCTACGTGGCACCGCTCGTCACCGAGGCGCACTCCCTCCGGCTCCCGCCGGGGGACGTCCTCGACCTCGTCCGCTCCGCCCTCGGCCGGTCCGAGGCCGCCGCACCGACCCGTCAGGAGTCCACCCCATGAACGGCACGCCAGCCCCCGTCGTCGCCCTGCGCGGCGTCTCCCGCACCTACCGGGAGACCCGGGCCCTCGACGGCGTCGACCTCGACCTCGCCCCGGACCGGATCTACGGACTCGTGGGGCGCAACGGCTCCGGCAAGACCACCCTGCTGTCCGTGATCGGCCAGCAGGTCCGCCCCGACCGGGGCGGGCGGGTCGAGCTGTTCGGCCGCCCCGGGTGGGAGAACCCCGAGGCGCTCTCCCGCACGGTGCTGCTGCGGGACCGGCAGCGCTACCCCGAGGAGTTCCGGGTCCGCCACGTCCTCGACGCCGCGCCGGCGTTCTACCCCGGCTGGGACGAGGAGCTCGCCCGCGGTCTCGCCGAGGACCTCCGGCTCCCGTCGCGGACCAGGATCAAGAAGCTCTCCACGGGTCAGCACACGGCCCTCGGCATCGTCCTGGGCCTCGCGTCCCGCGCGGAGCTCACGATGCTGGACGAGCCCTACGGCGGGCTGGACCCGGTGGCCCGGGAGCTGTTCTACGACCGGCTCCTCGAGGACTTCGCGCGGCACCCGCGCACCGTGGTGATCTCCACGCACCTGGTCGACGAGGTCGCCAACCTCCTCGACCACGTCCTGCTCCTCGACCGCGGGCGGCTCGTGCTGGACGCCGGTCTCGAGACCGCCCGCGCCAGCGCCCACACGGTCGCGGGGCCCGCCGCCGACGTCGCCGGCTACCTGGCCGAGCGGCGCCTCGAGCAGCAGGTCTCCCGCGAGCAGCGGATCGGGGCGCTGCGCACCGTGACCGTGGCGGCGCCCCACGACGACGACGCCCGGGCGGCCGCCGCGCGCCACGGGATCGAGATCGACGCCGTCTCCCTGCAGTCGGCCGTGGCCGCCCACGGGCTCGTCCCGGTGCCCGCCGACCAGCTCCAGAACGCCTGAGAGGACCTCCGCCATGTCACGACTCACCCCTGTCCTCAAGCTCAACACCGTCAACCGGTCCGCCGGGGTCTGGATGGTCGTGGGCGTGATCACGGTGTCCGGGCTGCTCAGCCTGCTCGCCGGGGTCGTGCTGCACGTGGTCCTGGGCGCCCCGCTGGGCGCCGTGGCCGAGGGCCTGCGCTACAACCAGGTCCTGCTCTGGTGGCCCGGGATCGCCCTGCTCGTCCACGCCGCCCAGGTGATCGGCACGAGCACGCCCCTCGCCCTGGCGCTGGGGGCCACCCGCCGGTCGATGTGGTGGGGCTCGGTGCTGACGTTCGTGCTCCACGCCCTGCTGGCCGCGGCCGTCCTCACCGTGTTCCTGCTCCTGGAGCGCGCCACCGGCGGCTGGTTCCTGGGCCTGCCCGCCTTCGACATCCGCGTCTTCGCCGGAGGGTCCCCGGCGTGGGCCCTCCTCGTGGCGTTCCTGGTCTACCTCGGGGCGCAGCTGGTCGGGGCGGTCTTCGCCACGGTGTACGTCCGGGGCGGCCCCGTGGCGCTGACGCTGTCCATCATCGGGACCGTCGTGACGACCCTGGCCGTGCTGGTGTGGGCCGCCGCGACCGGAGCGGGCTCCGCCGCGGCCGTCGGCGCGGGTTCCGCGGGGGTCCCGGCGGGACTCGTGCTCCTGGCCGCGGCGGCGCCCGTGCTGCTCGCGCTGCTGGGCTGGGGCCTGTACCGCCGGGTCTCCGTCCGCTGAGCACCCCGGCGCGGCCAGCGCCGCCGCGCCGGGGGACCAGGGGTTTCCCCGCGCGCCCTTCCACCGGGTGGTTGCACATGCTAATTTCCTGCTGGCCCGTGCCCCCGGCGGCGCCGCCCCCAGCAGGGAGAGACCCCCATGAACCTCGCACGGACCGCGCTCGTCGTGTCCACCACCTTCGCCCTCCTCCTCGGCGGAGTCCCGGCGGCGCTCGCAGCCCCGACTCCTCCGGCCGATCTGCCCGAGCTGTCCGGTCCGGCCGAGCCGGCCGCCACCGCGGGCGCGCCCGCCCTGAGTCTGCACGGCGGCTCGGGCACCGACGCCGCCCCGGCCGGGGTTCCGGCGCCGGCGGCCGCGGAGGACCGGGCCGCCGGCGGCCTGGCCGGGGCGGCGTCGGCCGGCGCCCACCCGACCACGGTCGAGGACATCACCGAGGCCTTCAAGATCGTCAACGACCACCGCGGCCAGGCGAGGCGCGCCCCGCTGGTCTACAACACCGCGCTGTCCCGCAACGCCCAGCAGTGGGCGGAGACCATGGCCGGGGCCCGCAAGGAGTCCCGCAACCCGGACCCCTGGGCGGGCGCCCCTGCCGGCGGGATCCGGATGGACCAGTACTACGGGAAGGGCGTCTTCACCGGCCCCTTCGAGGGCGTCGAGGCGGTCGAGGCGCTCGCGCACTACCTGCTGGACTTCTTCCCCCGCAACGGGACCGACCAGTTCGCCCGGGACCTGACCCATCTCGGGGTCGGGGTGAGTCACGTCGCCACGTCGGGCTCGGGCGGTCCCGGGTGGGAGACCTACCTGACGATCTACTACTACGCCTATCCGGCCGGGCAGGCCGTGCCCGGGACGGTCGCGAGCCCGGCGCAGGGGTTCGTGCCGCCGGTGACCGCACCCCCGGTGACGGCGCCGTCCTACGCCGTCCGGGGGGCGATCGGCACCAAGTACCACCGTCTGGGCGGGGCGGCCGTGCTCGGGGAGCCCACCATGAACGAGCGCGGCGGCCTGATCGAGGGCGGCGTCTACCAGCAGTTCCGGAAGGGCACCCGCACCACCACCGTCTACTGGGCCCCCGGCTACGGCGCGATGGCCGTGAAGAACTACGGATCCATCGGCGGCCGGTGGGTCGCGGCCGGCCGGGAGCACCACTTCGGCCTGCCCGTCACGGACGAGCGCCCGGCCACCGGTGGGGCGTACCAGGTCTTCCGCCGCGACGGTCGCTCCACCATGCTCCTGTGGAGTCCCGGGACGGGCTCCCGCGCGGTCAAGCAGTACGGGGCCATCGGGCGGGCCTGGAAGGCCGCCGGCTCCGAGCGCGGCTGGGGCTTCCCCGTCACCGACGAGTACCGCTACGGCGCCGAGGTGCGCCAGCGCTTCTCGAAGGGCGTCACCGTCCACTACGCCGCGGGGCGCACCTGGGTCACCCGCTGAGACCGAAGCTGTCGAGGTCGGTCTCTCCGTGCGGTGGGACCGGCCGAGCCGGGGGTGTTCCGACGTGGCGCGCACGGTTCGTCGGATCGTCCGGCGGTTCCACCGCGGTTCCGGCCCCGGTGACCTGAGGAGATGCTCAGGGGAAACGGCTGCGGGTCGTTCCCGGCCGTGGGCAACAGGCGCGCTCGCGCGGCCGGTCCGGACCACCTCACCACGACACCGGCCTCGGGGAGCCGGGCCCAGGAGGCCGCGGGCTCGCCGGTCTCAGAACGGCGGGGGGTCATCGGGCGGGAGGTCGTCGAGCCGGAGGCCGCCGGGCGGAGGATCAGCGGCCGGACCCACGGGCGGAGGGTTGCCGGGCGGCCGGCCGGTGGCCGGGGCGCTCCGGCGGTCGGGTGCGGTGCCGGCAGCGGTGTGCTCGGGTTCGGGGCGGGCAGCCGTGTGCTCGGGTGCGGTGCGGTGCACGAGCCCGCCCGG is from Kocuria rosea and encodes:
- a CDS encoding GntR family transcriptional regulator, which gives rise to MIADDRPIFQQIAERICADILAGAYPEETQVPSTNEFAAFYRINPATAGKGVNRLVDRGILYKRRGIGMFVAAGARERLLEQRRQEFADRYVAPLVTEAHSLRLPPGDVLDLVRSALGRSEAAAPTRQESTP
- a CDS encoding ATP-binding cassette domain-containing protein — protein: MNGTPAPVVALRGVSRTYRETRALDGVDLDLAPDRIYGLVGRNGSGKTTLLSVIGQQVRPDRGGRVELFGRPGWENPEALSRTVLLRDRQRYPEEFRVRHVLDAAPAFYPGWDEELARGLAEDLRLPSRTRIKKLSTGQHTALGIVLGLASRAELTMLDEPYGGLDPVARELFYDRLLEDFARHPRTVVISTHLVDEVANLLDHVLLLDRGRLVLDAGLETARASAHTVAGPAADVAGYLAERRLEQQVSREQRIGALRTVTVAAPHDDDARAAAARHGIEIDAVSLQSAVAAHGLVPVPADQLQNA
- a CDS encoding CAP domain-containing protein, which encodes MNLARTALVVSTTFALLLGGVPAALAAPTPPADLPELSGPAEPAATAGAPALSLHGGSGTDAAPAGVPAPAAAEDRAAGGLAGAASAGAHPTTVEDITEAFKIVNDHRGQARRAPLVYNTALSRNAQQWAETMAGARKESRNPDPWAGAPAGGIRMDQYYGKGVFTGPFEGVEAVEALAHYLLDFFPRNGTDQFARDLTHLGVGVSHVATSGSGGPGWETYLTIYYYAYPAGQAVPGTVASPAQGFVPPVTAPPVTAPSYAVRGAIGTKYHRLGGAAVLGEPTMNERGGLIEGGVYQQFRKGTRTTTVYWAPGYGAMAVKNYGSIGGRWVAAGREHHFGLPVTDERPATGGAYQVFRRDGRSTMLLWSPGTGSRAVKQYGAIGRAWKAAGSERGWGFPVTDEYRYGAEVRQRFSKGVTVHYAAGRTWVTR